A single region of the Streptomyces vilmorinianum genome encodes:
- a CDS encoding helix-turn-helix transcriptional regulator encodes MLGAIGLDERQESAYRALVAMGAAEVPDLAHRLALPETDTERTLRRLESQGLAAQSSARTGRWVAAPPGVALGALLTQQRHELEQAELAAALLAEEYRAEAAEPSVHDLVEVATGASAVTHRFLQLQLGAQDEVCALVTGKPVAVSGLENDAEELAAERGVRYRVVIEREVLTQPSGIIELSAALGRNEEIRVVDRVPTKLVVADRSLAMVPLTGRGVEPAALVVHASGLLESLMGLFESVWRDALPLRLGAGAQVEQAEEPGPDATDLEILSLLLAGMTDASVAKQLDLGLRTVQRRVKGLMELTGVTTRLQLGWHAYEKGWVARG; translated from the coding sequence ATGCTGGGAGCGATAGGTCTCGACGAGCGGCAGGAGTCCGCGTACCGCGCACTGGTCGCGATGGGCGCGGCGGAGGTGCCCGACCTGGCGCACCGGCTCGCCCTGCCGGAGACGGACACCGAGCGGACGCTGCGGCGCCTGGAGTCGCAGGGCCTGGCCGCCCAGTCCTCGGCCAGGACCGGGCGGTGGGTCGCGGCGCCGCCGGGGGTCGCGCTGGGCGCGCTGCTGACCCAGCAGCGGCACGAGCTGGAGCAGGCGGAGCTGGCGGCGGCGCTGCTCGCGGAGGAGTACCGGGCGGAGGCGGCGGAGCCGTCCGTGCACGACCTGGTGGAGGTGGCGACCGGCGCGAGCGCGGTCACGCACCGCTTCCTCCAGCTCCAGCTCGGCGCGCAGGACGAGGTCTGCGCCCTGGTGACGGGCAAGCCGGTCGCCGTGTCCGGCCTGGAGAACGACGCGGAGGAGCTGGCGGCCGAGCGGGGGGTGCGCTACCGGGTGGTCATCGAGCGGGAGGTCCTGACGCAGCCGTCGGGGATCATCGAGCTGTCGGCGGCGCTCGGCCGGAACGAGGAGATCCGGGTGGTGGACCGGGTCCCCACCAAGCTGGTGGTCGCGGACCGCTCGCTCGCGATGGTCCCGCTGACGGGACGGGGGGTGGAGCCGGCCGCGCTGGTGGTGCACGCGAGCGGGCTCCTGGAGTCCCTCATGGGCCTGTTCGAGTCGGTCTGGCGCGACGCGCTGCCGCTGCGCCTGGGCGCGGGCGCTCAGGTCGAGCAGGCGGAGGAGCCGGGCCCGGACGCGACGGACCTGGAGATCCTCTCCCTGCTCCTCGCCGGGATGACGGACGCGAGCGTGGCCAAGCAGCTCGACCTGGGCCTGCGTACGGTCCAGCGCCGGGTGAAGGGCCTGATGGAGCTGACGGGCGTGACGACCCGGCTCCAGCTGGGCTGGCACGCGTACGAGAAGGGGTGGGTGGCGCGGGGCTGA
- a CDS encoding DUF456 domain-containing protein, with product MGVWQLLLVAMVMLLGLFGVLAPGVPGPWLVWAAMLWWSLHVQTGLAWILLVSSTALLLLTQVVVWQLPQRRIRGVGITRRMVTYAGVGAFLGFFLIPVLGAIPGFIGGIYLSERLRLGGHGQARASTRTVMRAAGTSILVELFACLLIAGAWVGAVIWG from the coding sequence ATGGGTGTGTGGCAGCTGTTGCTCGTCGCGATGGTGATGCTGCTCGGCCTGTTCGGGGTACTGGCTCCCGGCGTGCCGGGGCCGTGGCTGGTGTGGGCGGCCATGCTCTGGTGGTCGCTGCACGTGCAGACCGGGCTCGCCTGGATCCTGCTCGTCTCCTCGACCGCCCTGCTCCTGCTCACCCAGGTGGTCGTATGGCAGCTGCCGCAGCGCCGGATCCGCGGGGTCGGCATCACCCGGCGGATGGTGACGTACGCCGGGGTCGGCGCGTTCCTCGGCTTCTTCCTGATCCCCGTGCTCGGCGCGATCCCCGGTTTCATCGGCGGGATCTACCTCTCCGAACGGCTCCGTCTCGGCGGCCACGGGCAGGCCAGGGCCTCCACCCGCACGGTGATGCGGGCGGCCGGGACGAGCATCCTCGTGGAGCTGTTTGCGTGCCTGCTGATCGCCGGGGCGTGGGTGGGGGCGGTGATCTGGGGATGA
- a CDS encoding PPOX class F420-dependent oxidoreductase: MRDFEGFSEAELAYLRTQRLGRMATVDPKGQPQANPVGFFPQEDGTVLVGGMAMGRSKKWRNLRANPKVALVVDDLASVRPWRVRGVEIRGEAELLVGPHELGPHFSEEVIRIHPRRIHSWGLPALTSEGRSGTG, translated from the coding sequence ATGAGGGATTTCGAGGGATTCAGCGAGGCGGAGCTCGCCTACCTCCGTACCCAGCGGCTGGGCCGGATGGCCACGGTCGATCCCAAGGGCCAGCCGCAGGCCAACCCGGTCGGTTTCTTCCCGCAGGAGGACGGCACGGTCCTGGTGGGCGGCATGGCCATGGGCCGTTCGAAGAAGTGGCGCAACCTCCGGGCCAACCCGAAGGTGGCGCTGGTGGTCGACGATCTCGCGAGCGTACGGCCCTGGCGGGTGCGCGGGGTGGAGATCCGGGGCGAGGCCGAGCTCCTGGTCGGGCCGCACGAGCTCGGCCCGCACTTCAGCGAGGAGGTCATCCGGATCCACCCCCGCAGGATCCACAGCTGGGGCCTGCCCGCCCTTACCTCGGAAGGTCGATCTGGTACCGGATGA
- a CDS encoding GNAT family N-acetyltransferase: MITTERLGPEDREAWERLFRAYIDFYGRTEGPETYERAWRAFQDGTRLHARAARLDGRIVGITHFFVHPSTSGPDVCYLQDLFTEPESRGKGVARALIASVTDWAKDQGCDRVYWVTQESNTTARRLYDQVARNTGFIRYQIDLPR; the protein is encoded by the coding sequence ATGATCACCACCGAACGGCTGGGACCCGAGGACCGCGAGGCCTGGGAGCGGCTCTTCCGCGCGTACATCGACTTCTACGGCCGCACCGAGGGCCCGGAGACGTACGAACGCGCCTGGCGTGCCTTCCAGGACGGCACCCGGCTGCACGCCCGGGCCGCCCGGCTCGACGGCCGGATCGTGGGCATCACCCACTTCTTCGTCCACCCCAGCACCTCGGGGCCGGACGTCTGCTACCTCCAGGACCTGTTCACCGAGCCCGAGTCGCGCGGCAAGGGCGTGGCCCGCGCCCTGATCGCGTCCGTCACGGACTGGGCGAAGGACCAGGGCTGCGACCGGGTCTACTGGGTCACCCAGGAGTCCAACACCACGGCCCGCCGGCTCTACGACCAGGTGGCCAGGAACACCGGATTCATCCGGTACCAGATCGACCTTCCGAGGTAA
- a CDS encoding bifunctional transcriptional activator/DNA repair enzyme AdaA gives MDEDTRYQAVSSRDARFDGEFFFAVETTGIYCRPSCPAVTPKRKNVTFFPTAAAAQAHGFRACRRCRPDAVPGSAEWNVRADVVGRAMRLIGDGVVDREGVPGLAGRLGYSARQVQRQLTAELGAGPVALARAQRAHTARLLLQTTGLPVTEIAFASGFASVRQFNDTIRRIYARTPSELRTESGTGAGPRTARAAGVPLRLAHRGPYAAREVFDLLAAEALPHVEEVLGTPGARTYRRTLRLPYGTGIVSVDERAPGPWLEARIHLTDLRDLTTAVQRLRRLLDLDADPYAVAERLGADPGLAERIAARPGVRSPGAADPEEFAVRTVAGPEEAARLVLSHGTPLDSACGTLTHLFPEPAALTGHPVAGPLAAALATGAVRLDPGADRDEAERALRAVPGVGAAHAAVIRMRALGDPDVAPEGAPDTEAWRPWRSYALRYLAG, from the coding sequence ATGGACGAGGACACCAGGTACCAGGCGGTGAGCAGCCGGGACGCCCGGTTCGACGGAGAGTTCTTCTTCGCCGTCGAGACGACCGGGATCTACTGCCGGCCCAGCTGCCCCGCCGTCACACCCAAGCGCAAGAACGTCACCTTCTTTCCGACCGCGGCCGCCGCCCAGGCCCACGGCTTCCGCGCCTGCCGGCGCTGCCGGCCCGACGCCGTGCCCGGCTCCGCCGAGTGGAACGTCCGCGCCGACGTCGTCGGGCGCGCCATGCGGCTGATCGGGGACGGCGTCGTCGACCGCGAGGGCGTCCCGGGGCTCGCCGGGCGGCTCGGCTACAGCGCCCGCCAGGTGCAGCGGCAGCTCACCGCCGAGCTCGGAGCGGGACCCGTCGCACTCGCCCGCGCCCAGCGGGCGCACACCGCACGGCTGCTCCTGCAGACCACCGGGCTCCCCGTCACGGAGATCGCCTTCGCGTCCGGCTTCGCCAGCGTGCGCCAGTTCAACGACACGATCCGCCGCATCTACGCCCGTACCCCCTCCGAGCTGCGCACCGAGTCCGGCACCGGCGCGGGCCCCCGCACCGCGCGGGCCGCCGGGGTGCCGCTACGGCTCGCCCACCGCGGCCCGTACGCCGCCCGCGAGGTCTTCGACCTCCTCGCCGCCGAGGCCCTGCCCCACGTCGAGGAGGTGCTCGGCACCCCCGGCGCCCGCACCTACCGCCGTACGCTCCGCCTCCCGTACGGCACCGGCATCGTCTCCGTCGACGAGCGCGCCCCCGGTCCCTGGCTGGAAGCCCGCATCCACCTGACCGACCTGCGCGACCTGACCACCGCCGTCCAGCGCCTGCGCCGTCTCCTCGACCTGGACGCCGACCCGTACGCGGTCGCCGAACGCCTCGGCGCCGACCCGGGCCTCGCCGAGCGGATCGCGGCCCGCCCCGGCGTACGGTCGCCCGGCGCGGCCGACCCGGAGGAGTTCGCGGTACGGACCGTGGCCGGGCCGGAGGAGGCGGCCCGGCTCGTCCTGAGCCACGGCACCCCCCTGGACAGCGCCTGCGGCACCCTCACCCACCTCTTCCCCGAGCCCGCCGCCCTGACCGGCCACCCGGTGGCCGGCCCGCTCGCCGCCGCGCTCGCCACCGGGGCCGTACGCCTCGATCCGGGCGCCGACCGCGACGAGGCGGAGCGGGCCCTGCGCGCCGTCCCCGGCGTCGGCGCCGCCCACGCCGCCGTCATCCGGATGCGCGCCCTCGGCGACCCCGACGTCGCCCCCGAGGGCGCTCCGGACACCGAGGCCTGGCGGCCCTGGAGGTCGTACGCCCTGCGCTACCTGGCAGGATGA
- the rsgA gene encoding ribosome small subunit-dependent GTPase A: protein MSFSSPRTSASHALAPYGWDENWEAEFAPYAAQGLLPGRVLRVDRGQCDLATPRGIVRADTEFVVPRDPLKVVCTGDWAAVDPDGDPRYVRTLLPRRTAFARSTSSKRSEGQILAANVDHAIITVSLAVELDLGRVERFLALAWESGAQPLVVLSKADLVPDPVGLSYLVQDVETVAPGVQVLPVSSATGEGLDVLAAVVAGGTSVLLGASGAGKSTLANTLLGEDVMTVQAARDVDGKGRHTTTTRNLLLLPGGGVLIDTPGLRGVGLWDAETGVGQVFSEIESLAADCRFHDCAHEAEPGCAVTAAVEDGSLPVRRLESYRKLLRENQRIVAKTDARLRAEILKDWKRKGAEGRAALEAKRGGGGARHSGW from the coding sequence TTGTCTTTCTCTTCTCCTCGGACTTCGGCTTCGCACGCTCTCGCTCCCTACGGCTGGGACGAGAACTGGGAAGCGGAGTTCGCCCCCTACGCGGCGCAGGGGCTGCTGCCCGGCCGTGTCCTGCGTGTCGACCGGGGTCAGTGCGATCTCGCCACACCCCGTGGCATCGTCCGCGCCGACACCGAGTTCGTCGTTCCCCGCGACCCGCTGAAGGTGGTCTGCACGGGAGACTGGGCCGCCGTCGACCCCGACGGCGATCCCCGGTACGTACGGACACTGCTGCCGCGCCGTACCGCTTTCGCGCGGTCCACGTCGTCCAAGCGGTCCGAGGGCCAGATCCTCGCCGCCAACGTCGACCACGCGATCATCACCGTCTCGCTCGCCGTCGAGCTGGACCTCGGCCGCGTCGAGCGCTTCCTCGCCCTGGCCTGGGAGTCGGGCGCCCAGCCGCTCGTCGTGCTCAGCAAGGCCGACCTCGTTCCCGACCCCGTCGGGCTCTCCTACCTGGTCCAGGACGTGGAGACCGTCGCGCCGGGCGTGCAGGTGCTGCCCGTCAGCTCCGCCACCGGCGAGGGACTCGATGTCCTCGCCGCCGTCGTGGCGGGTGGGACGAGCGTACTGCTCGGGGCCTCAGGGGCCGGGAAGTCCACGCTCGCCAACACCCTCCTCGGCGAGGACGTGATGACCGTCCAGGCCGCCCGTGACGTGGACGGCAAGGGCCGCCACACCACGACCACCCGCAACCTGCTCCTGCTCCCCGGGGGTGGCGTCCTCATCGACACCCCCGGACTGCGCGGCGTCGGGCTCTGGGACGCCGAGACCGGCGTCGGCCAGGTCTTCTCGGAGATCGAGAGCCTCGCCGCGGACTGCCGCTTCCACGACTGCGCCCACGAGGCGGAGCCCGGCTGCGCGGTGACGGCCGCGGTCGAGGACGGTTCCCTGCCGGTGCGGCGGCTGGAGAGCTACCGCAAGCTCCTGCGCGAGAACCAGCGCATCGTCGCCAAGACGGACGCCCGCCTGCGCGCCGAGATCCTCAAGGACTGGAAGCGCAAGGGAGCGGAGGGGCGTGCCGCGCTGGAGGCCAAGCGCGGCGGCGGCGGCGCGCGGCACTCGGGCTGGTAG
- a CDS encoding SDR family oxidoreductase translates to METVLVTGGTGHLGRDVVARLKPTHRVRVLARSPGSDPDVEWIRGDLATGEGIAAAVSGAQIVVHAATLSPAAKRGYLLPTDFWRSPPEVDVDGTRRLLEAADRAGVGHFAYVSIVGVDRARVPYMQVKHTAEELVRTGKVPWSILRATQFHWLTDRMLGKAARLPVVLLPTELRTQPADSGDFADHLVQRVADGPGGQCTDFGGPEVLTLGELLAQWQRIRGRRRRVLRVPVPSAVERAARDLTCPHGNRGTVTWADWLRTHPPE, encoded by the coding sequence ATGGAAACCGTCCTGGTCACGGGCGGGACCGGGCATCTGGGACGGGATGTGGTCGCCCGGCTGAAGCCGACCCACCGCGTCCGCGTGCTCGCCCGTTCCCCAGGCTCCGATCCCGATGTGGAGTGGATCCGCGGGGATCTCGCCACCGGCGAGGGGATCGCGGCAGCGGTGTCCGGGGCGCAGATCGTCGTTCACGCGGCCACGCTGTCGCCCGCCGCCAAGCGTGGCTACCTCCTGCCGACCGACTTCTGGCGCAGCCCGCCGGAGGTCGACGTCGACGGCACCCGCCGGCTGCTCGAAGCGGCCGACCGGGCCGGCGTGGGCCACTTCGCCTATGTGTCCATCGTCGGCGTCGACCGGGCCCGCGTCCCGTACATGCAGGTCAAACACACCGCCGAGGAACTGGTACGCACCGGCAAGGTGCCCTGGTCGATCCTGCGGGCCACCCAGTTCCACTGGCTGACCGACCGGATGCTGGGCAAGGCGGCCCGGCTCCCCGTGGTGCTGCTGCCCACCGAACTGCGGACCCAGCCGGCGGACTCGGGCGACTTCGCGGACCACCTGGTCCAGCGCGTCGCCGACGGCCCCGGCGGACAGTGCACGGACTTCGGCGGGCCCGAGGTACTCACACTCGGCGAACTCCTCGCGCAGTGGCAGCGGATCCGCGGCAGGCGACGACGCGTGCTGAGGGTCCCCGTGCCCTCCGCGGTCGAGCGGGCGGCCCGCGACCTGACCTGCCCTCACGGCAACCGGGGCACGGTCACCTGGGCCGACTGGCTGCGCACCCACCCGCCGGAGTGA
- a CDS encoding MBL fold metallo-hydrolase, with translation MTDQPRGKTATYTVLTTGYTLSTGPGVAATVSYVSDGDRHVIVDPGMVASRDRILGPLAELGLGPDDITDVVLSHHHPDNTMNVGLFGRARVHDHKAEYRHDQWTDRDAEGHELTPSLRLIRTPGHSPEDITLLAGTADGVVAFVGDLWWRPDGPTDDPVAPDRDVHRASRLRVLAASDVIVPGHGGPFAAGDDTPL, from the coding sequence ATGACAGACCAGCCACGCGGCAAGACCGCCACGTACACCGTCCTGACCACCGGTTACACCCTGTCCACGGGCCCGGGAGTCGCCGCCACCGTCTCGTACGTCTCCGACGGCGACCGGCATGTGATCGTCGACCCGGGCATGGTGGCGAGCCGCGACCGCATCCTCGGTCCGCTCGCCGAACTCGGCCTGGGCCCGGACGACATCACCGACGTGGTGCTGAGCCACCACCACCCCGACAACACCATGAACGTGGGCCTGTTCGGCCGGGCGCGCGTCCATGACCACAAGGCGGAGTACCGCCACGACCAGTGGACCGACCGGGACGCCGAGGGCCATGAACTCACACCGTCCCTGCGCCTGATCCGGACCCCGGGCCACAGCCCGGAGGACATCACGCTCCTCGCCGGCACCGCCGACGGCGTGGTCGCCTTCGTCGGCGACCTCTGGTGGCGCCCGGACGGCCCGACCGACGACCCGGTCGCCCCGGACCGGGACGTCCACCGCGCCTCCCGCCTCCGGGTCCTGGCCGCGTCGGACGTGATCGTCCCGGGCCATGGGGGCCCGTTCGCGGCGGGCGACGACACGCCGCTGTAG